The DNA window tatacgcctctctgtgacttgcatgtttcagtcgtcatttctggcctgacaattaagtttctgtgagtCTCCATCCTCCCTTCTTACAGATAGTctccctatctcatctgtctcctgcccagggtgccctatgaccttggaatttatgtcactggtcatcctaaacttgaaagcatgtgctttgaatgttatcttaggcccctctgtctgaaacctgttttccaactgcctttagttatactggttaaatgggcatacattgttaatagaaataaaagtgaataaattcatacctaaactgaatttatcttacaccagtgtgtgtgcaggactacCAGGAAGAGATCTcagtgtgacctgtgtgtgtgtgtgtgtgtgtgtgtgtgtgtgtgtgtgtgtgtgtgtgtgtgtgtgtgcaggactacCAGGAGGAGATCTCGGTGGCGGAGGAGAATcgccagcagctgcagcagatgGGCGAGAGGTTGGCGCGCGCCAGTCACGAGGGCAAGGCCGCCGACATCGCCTACAAACTCACCAAGGTCAACGAGAGATGGCAACACCTGCTCGACCTGATAGGCGCCAGGtgagaccctca is part of the Clupea harengus unplaced genomic scaffold, Ch_v2.0.2, whole genome shotgun sequence genome and encodes:
- the LOC122132778 gene encoding nesprin-1-like is translated as MESKVSQNADISIQDMIQKLRKDYQEEISVAEENRQQLQQMGERLARASHEGKAADIAYKLTKVNERWQHLLDLIGAR